In Paenibacillus sp. FSL R7-0345, a single window of DNA contains:
- a CDS encoding SDR family NAD(P)-dependent oxidoreductase, protein MTKTAFVTGANKGIGLETARQLGAAGWKVVLGSRSAERGEAAVAELAGQGIDVELLQLDMTSLESIGQAAAIVQDRYPELTLLINNAGMPGAFSSSFSTTREEDLRQAFEVNFFGTFRLNQQLLPLIKQNEGTIINVSTDMASLSLMQNAEYPLNCFDYNASKTASNAMTTAMAIELRDSGAQVFAVTPGFTKTDLNHNAEGGQSKEAGAAIIVGYAIDGKRHNGEFLDMNGVYAW, encoded by the coding sequence ATGACTAAAACTGCTTTTGTAACAGGAGCCAACAAAGGAATCGGACTGGAAACGGCCAGACAGCTGGGTGCAGCCGGATGGAAGGTAGTGCTCGGATCTCGCAGCGCAGAACGGGGAGAGGCCGCAGTTGCTGAGTTGGCCGGCCAGGGGATTGACGTAGAGCTTTTGCAGCTGGATATGACGAGCTTGGAAAGCATCGGGCAAGCCGCTGCCATAGTTCAAGACCGCTACCCTGAACTTACGCTACTGATCAACAACGCCGGGATGCCGGGTGCGTTCTCCAGCTCCTTCAGCACTACCCGTGAGGAGGATTTGCGGCAGGCTTTTGAAGTAAACTTCTTCGGCACGTTCCGGTTAAACCAGCAGCTTCTTCCGCTTATTAAGCAGAACGAAGGAACGATTATTAACGTTTCGACCGACATGGCTTCACTAAGCCTTATGCAAAATGCGGAATATCCGCTGAATTGCTTCGACTACAACGCCTCCAAAACGGCCAGTAATGCGATGACCACCGCTATGGCTATCGAACTTAGAGACAGCGGTGCCCAGGTCTTTGCAGTCACTCCCGGGTTTACAAAAACAGACCTCAATCACAACGCCGAGGGCGGACAATCCAAGGAAGCGGGGGCAGCGATTATTGTGGGCTACGCCATTGACGGCAAAAGGCATAACGGAGAGTTCCTGGATATGAACGGGGTTTATGCGTGGTAA
- a CDS encoding response regulator: MAVEINILLVDDEAVDLEWLRRRVAGSDHLPLHSVRTAASGFAALKVMEQHPIDIILSDIRMPIMTGVEFARKAKELNPGVEIVFISGHQDFSYAKEAIQLNAADYLLKPVDDDELSGMLGRICSKIEQERRQHHSLTETLSLVNQELLLRWFSEPAPGLAEAHIRSVLTPYLEASSAVAIVELDDIAWKIRGWTEEERSAWSSNAGGFIRKFAREHNLGMVITGYDYHFIILAAVQEQHFTALLEELIRSFYQEFACSITIGRGMYAAEPDKLHDSYRQAQAALSIKWIVGKNRLIQDASEWHPKERIASDLEEIVDRMLKAMLEYDLTTVDDCLLQLFAGDSPISQKNDIYDIIIRITSKLHADLRQMNEHLYEILNWDAHQPFVLFQFETVHDILSWLRRRFFELSERLYLKRQRQKRKLIDEITEYVKARLDQKITLNEVAAHFDFSPNYLGHLFKVETDSLFSDYVGELRMKRVCELLEDPTKKVYEIAEQAGYKNIIYFNRQFKQYMGMSPGEYRKRNKI; this comes from the coding sequence ATGGCAGTGGAGATTAATATTTTACTGGTGGATGATGAGGCTGTTGACCTGGAGTGGCTGAGAAGGCGCGTGGCCGGAAGTGACCATCTGCCGCTGCATAGCGTAAGAACGGCAGCCAGCGGCTTTGCTGCGCTGAAGGTGATGGAGCAGCACCCTATCGATATTATACTCTCCGACATCCGGATGCCGATCATGACAGGGGTCGAATTTGCCCGCAAGGCCAAGGAGCTGAATCCGGGGGTTGAAATTGTTTTTATTAGCGGCCATCAGGATTTCAGCTATGCCAAAGAAGCGATCCAGTTGAATGCTGCTGATTATCTGCTGAAGCCCGTGGATGATGATGAGCTCAGCGGCATGCTGGGCCGGATCTGCTCCAAGATTGAGCAGGAGCGAAGACAGCATCATTCCTTGACGGAGACACTGTCACTCGTGAATCAGGAGCTGCTGCTGCGCTGGTTCAGCGAACCTGCTCCGGGGCTTGCGGAAGCGCATATCCGCAGTGTGCTCACCCCTTATCTGGAGGCTTCATCAGCGGTTGCCATTGTTGAACTGGATGATATCGCCTGGAAAATACGCGGCTGGACCGAGGAAGAACGGTCCGCCTGGAGCAGCAATGCCGGAGGGTTCATCCGGAAGTTCGCCCGGGAGCATAATCTGGGCATGGTGATTACCGGCTATGACTATCATTTTATTATTCTGGCCGCGGTTCAGGAGCAGCATTTCACTGCTCTGCTGGAGGAGCTGATCCGCTCGTTCTACCAGGAGTTTGCCTGCTCCATTACTATTGGCAGAGGGATGTATGCTGCTGAACCGGACAAGCTGCACGACTCCTACCGTCAGGCCCAGGCTGCGCTGAGCATTAAGTGGATTGTCGGCAAGAACAGGCTCATTCAAGATGCCTCGGAGTGGCATCCGAAGGAGAGAATCGCGTCCGATCTGGAGGAGATTGTCGACCGGATGCTGAAAGCGATGCTGGAATATGACCTTACTACCGTTGATGACTGCCTGCTGCAGCTGTTTGCCGGGGACAGCCCGATCTCCCAGAAAAATGATATCTACGACATCATTATCCGGATCACCTCCAAGCTGCATGCCGATCTGCGGCAGATGAACGAGCATCTGTATGAGATTCTAAACTGGGATGCCCATCAGCCTTTTGTGCTGTTTCAATTCGAGACGGTACATGACATCCTCTCTTGGCTGAGACGGAGATTCTTCGAGCTGTCGGAACGGCTATACCTGAAGCGTCAGCGCCAGAAGCGCAAGCTGATCGATGAAATTACGGAGTATGTAAAAGCAAGGCTGGACCAGAAAATCACACTGAACGAGGTAGCCGCCCACTTCGATTTCTCACCTAACTACCTGGGCCACCTGTTCAAGGTGGAAACAGACAGCCTGTTCAGCGACTATGTCGGTGAGCTGCGGATGAAGCGGGTCTGCGAGCTGCTGGAGGACCCGACCAAAAAAGTCTATGAAATTGCCGAGCAGGCCGGCTACAAAAATATCATCTACTTCAACCGGCAGTTCAAGCAGTACATGGGCATGTCACCAGGCGAGTACCGGAAGCGGAATAAAATATGA
- a CDS encoding ABC transporter permease subunit — MKGHTFWSDLKNYKVILLMLLPAVAFFLLFAYIPMAGIIIAFKKYDYAGGIFGSAWNGLDNFRFFFESGDAWRVTRNTALYNIAFITVNNALQIFAAIMLFEVGGKWFRKITQSALFLPYFISWVVVGAIAYNLLNYDIGTVNALLRGLGLEPVDIYNTPAYWPYILVIVAAWKSLGYGTVMYLAAISGIDTEMYEAAEIDGANIFQRIMKVTLPNLYPTVIILVLLAVGNIFRGDFGMFYNMVGNNGLLFSATDVIDTFVFRSLITSNDIGMSAAAGVFQSVLGFATIMTVNYAVRKYDKDRALF, encoded by the coding sequence ATGAAAGGGCATACATTCTGGAGTGATTTAAAAAATTATAAGGTTATCCTGCTGATGCTGTTGCCGGCGGTTGCCTTCTTTCTCCTGTTCGCGTACATCCCGATGGCGGGTATCATCATTGCTTTTAAAAAATACGATTACGCCGGCGGTATCTTCGGCAGTGCGTGGAACGGGCTGGACAACTTCCGCTTTTTCTTCGAATCAGGCGACGCCTGGCGGGTAACGCGGAATACAGCACTTTATAACATCGCTTTTATTACGGTAAACAATGCCCTGCAGATCTTCGCTGCCATTATGCTGTTTGAGGTGGGAGGCAAATGGTTCCGCAAAATTACACAATCGGCGCTGTTCCTGCCTTACTTTATCTCCTGGGTCGTAGTTGGTGCGATTGCCTATAACCTGCTCAATTATGATATCGGTACAGTGAATGCACTGCTTAGAGGACTTGGTCTTGAGCCTGTAGATATTTATAATACGCCGGCCTACTGGCCTTATATCCTGGTTATTGTAGCAGCTTGGAAGAGTCTAGGGTACGGAACGGTAATGTATCTGGCGGCGATTTCGGGTATCGATACAGAAATGTACGAAGCGGCTGAAATTGACGGAGCTAATATTTTCCAGCGGATTATGAAAGTGACCCTGCCTAACCTGTATCCTACAGTCATTATTCTGGTGCTGCTGGCGGTCGGGAACATATTCCGCGGTGATTTCGGGATGTTCTACAATATGGTCGGTAATAACGGGCTGTTGTTCTCCGCGACGGATGTTATCGATACCTTTGTCTTCCGGTCACTGATTACTTCCAATGACATCGGAATGTCGGCTGCAGCAGGCGTGTTCCAGTCGGTGCTTGGATTCGCAACCATCATGACGGTGAACTACGCTGTCCGCAAATACGACAAAGACCGCGCCCTGTTCTAG
- a CDS encoding MerR family transcriptional regulator, which translates to MLTIGQVAKKTGLNIGAIRFYERKGLLEPAVRNEQNNRLYREEELGWLEFLKCLRETGMSIEEIKRYYDMVKTGTSTLPERTRMIEEQKQVLLDDIQKKKAQLVHLEHKLERYYRGENY; encoded by the coding sequence ATGTTAACGATCGGACAGGTTGCCAAGAAAACCGGGCTGAACATCGGAGCGATCCGCTTTTATGAGCGTAAGGGTCTGCTGGAGCCGGCAGTCAGAAATGAGCAGAACAACCGGCTGTACAGAGAGGAAGAGCTCGGCTGGCTGGAATTTCTGAAGTGTCTGCGCGAGACGGGGATGAGCATTGAGGAAATTAAGAGGTACTATGATATGGTCAAGACCGGAACGTCTACCCTGCCGGAGAGAACGAGAATGATTGAGGAGCAGAAGCAGGTATTGCTGGACGATATTCAGAAAAAGAAGGCCCAGCTTGTCCATCTTGAGCATAAACTGGAGCGTTATTACCGCGGGGAGAACTACTAA
- a CDS encoding HAD hydrolase-like protein, which produces MPIQAVLFDFDGTLADTLPLSFTAFRTVFKQYENREVTNEELVAMFGPTEEEIIEVNFTDKAAAPQAVQDYFSIYEAGHNGESVRNSEINGLLQLLKDRGIRMAVITGKAAGLRTYGVRWLSTFQSQRYDVEPDGVFNSVAEFVELLDKDRL; this is translated from the coding sequence ATGCCTATTCAAGCGGTACTGTTTGATTTCGACGGAACGCTGGCTGACACGCTGCCCTTGTCATTCACAGCTTTCCGCACTGTGTTTAAGCAATACGAAAACAGAGAGGTAACGAACGAAGAATTGGTAGCCATGTTTGGCCCGACCGAAGAGGAGATAATTGAAGTTAACTTTACTGATAAGGCTGCTGCGCCGCAGGCTGTTCAGGATTATTTCTCTATTTATGAAGCCGGCCATAATGGGGAGTCAGTCCGGAACAGCGAGATTAACGGTCTGCTGCAGCTGCTGAAGGACCGCGGGATCAGGATGGCTGTCATTACCGGCAAAGCTGCCGGTCTGCGTACCTACGGTGTACGCTGGCTGTCTACTTTCCAGAGTCAGCGTTATGATGTGGAGCCGGACGGTGTTTTTAATAGTGTAGCTGAGTTCGTGGAGCTGCTGGATAAGGACCGTTTATAG
- a CDS encoding class I SAM-dependent methyltransferase, giving the protein MSIIEIIPWIVSFAVLLSVLWIVLLSWKNGISPMPASGPVRLAVIAEVQRIRGYGNIIEAGSGWGTLGLEVIRHCPDKRLTGIENSRIPLGFSRLLTVWYARLSTEKGSRESLRKRIIFKRGDIYNCSYRDADIVLCYLFPGAMERLAEKFRQELPPGATVISVCFALPDRRPVRVITCKDRLRTKVYVYRY; this is encoded by the coding sequence ATGTCTATCATTGAAATCATCCCCTGGATCGTCTCGTTTGCCGTTCTGCTGTCCGTACTCTGGATTGTACTCCTAAGCTGGAAGAATGGAATCTCGCCGATGCCTGCATCCGGGCCTGTCCGGCTGGCGGTGATTGCAGAGGTGCAGCGGATCCGGGGCTACGGCAATATTATCGAGGCGGGGTCCGGCTGGGGAACGCTAGGGCTGGAGGTCATCCGCCATTGTCCCGATAAACGGCTTACCGGAATCGAAAATTCAAGGATTCCTTTAGGATTCTCCAGGCTGCTCACTGTATGGTACGCCCGCTTATCGACGGAAAAGGGAAGCCGGGAGAGTCTGCGCAAGCGGATTATTTTTAAACGCGGGGATATCTATAACTGCTCCTATAGGGATGCCGATATTGTGCTCTGTTATCTGTTCCCGGGAGCCATGGAGCGTCTTGCGGAGAAGTTCAGGCAGGAGCTGCCGCCCGGTGCGACGGTCATCAGTGTCTGTTTTGCATTGCCGGACAGGCGGCCCGTGCGTGTTATTACCTGTAAGGACCGTCTGCGTACTAAGGTGTATGTGTATCGTTATTAA
- a CDS encoding sigma-70 family RNA polymerase sigma factor, whose product MKDLDLNPWLIRMSQGDEEAFQVVYEATKDHAYRFISYLAPRQQDAGDIMSEVYLELYKSVHTYDPQQNFRAWFSGLMIRQVRNWKRREWRLFRITEKLKLSTGRSADPAAELKFTALDDQLELLPLLQTLPLKLKEVVVLRYYQDCPLTEIAVLLKVPLGTVKSRHHHALKQLRRRFAQQGLEKEGDGFVY is encoded by the coding sequence ATGAAGGATTTAGATTTAAACCCGTGGCTTATCCGGATGAGTCAAGGGGATGAGGAAGCGTTTCAGGTTGTGTATGAAGCTACAAAAGATCATGCGTACCGGTTCATCAGCTACCTTGCGCCCCGCCAGCAGGATGCAGGAGATATTATGAGCGAGGTCTACCTTGAGCTGTACAAAAGCGTGCACACGTATGATCCGCAGCAGAATTTCCGTGCATGGTTTAGCGGCCTGATGATCAGGCAGGTGCGGAACTGGAAGCGGAGGGAGTGGCGTCTTTTTCGGATTACGGAAAAGCTGAAGCTCAGCACCGGCAGATCTGCAGACCCGGCGGCTGAGCTGAAGTTCACTGCGCTGGATGACCAGCTGGAACTGCTTCCGCTGCTCCAGACGCTGCCGCTCAAGCTCAAGGAGGTTGTCGTGCTGCGTTATTATCAGGATTGCCCGCTGACGGAAATCGCCGTGCTGCTGAAGGTTCCATTAGGCACCGTAAAATCGAGGCATCATCATGCACTGAAACAGTTACGCCGCCGGTTCGCCCAGCAGGGCTTGGAGAAGGAGGGGGATGGCTTTGTCTATTGA
- a CDS encoding ABC transporter substrate-binding protein, producing the protein MLKRNRMMLLALVLTFVMILSACGGNNNANAPAEPTNNASEAGGNSTDTGTATDPAASGTIDTSKEVKLKMIFVGPKPVDYDSVFAEINKVLKEKINATIEGEFLDWSDWAQKYPLKLAANEDFDLIYSANWAGYNDQALKGGFLELTDELLNKYMPETMKAMPQVSWDQAKVNGKLYMVPQNRGESVEKLILYREDLRKKYNLPEINSPETYATYLKTIAEKEKGVAPFTPETGDWKYHNLDRVLLKQQNEWNMFDLDLPFAFKLDDPTGKVFNVYETQEFKDLLVYYKDLADNNAWSKNVLNSKNDHQADFKAGKTASITHNNGTLGALMALMRQENSPYEVALADINQGKKKSIAISTQNGTSIHATSKNVERSLMMIELMQNDKQLHDLIMYGINGVHYEPVGDNKYKALEKNPNYTGFSNWNFNSPLNRDNEAFPQEASDLVNSWEASVYHYDLETFVFDNSKVKTEIANVGNVMLRYAIPLEYGVIEDIDKGLAELNKQLKSAGLDKIQTELQAQIDAFLANK; encoded by the coding sequence ATGCTGAAAAGAAATAGAATGATGCTGCTGGCGCTCGTATTAACCTTCGTTATGATTCTAAGTGCGTGCGGCGGCAATAATAATGCCAATGCACCGGCAGAGCCTACTAATAATGCATCAGAGGCAGGCGGTAACAGCACGGATACAGGAACTGCAACAGATCCTGCGGCTTCCGGTACCATTGATACATCCAAAGAAGTGAAGCTAAAAATGATTTTTGTCGGACCTAAGCCGGTCGATTATGACAGCGTGTTCGCCGAAATCAATAAAGTGCTGAAGGAAAAGATCAATGCCACCATCGAAGGCGAGTTCCTCGACTGGTCCGACTGGGCGCAGAAATATCCGCTGAAGCTGGCGGCGAATGAGGATTTTGACCTGATCTACTCGGCGAACTGGGCCGGTTACAATGACCAGGCGCTGAAAGGCGGCTTCCTGGAGCTGACCGATGAGCTGCTGAACAAATATATGCCGGAAACCATGAAGGCTATGCCGCAGGTAAGCTGGGATCAGGCCAAAGTGAACGGCAAGCTGTACATGGTTCCGCAGAACAGAGGGGAGTCTGTTGAGAAGCTGATTCTCTACCGTGAAGACTTGCGCAAAAAGTACAATCTGCCTGAGATTAACAGCCCTGAAACCTATGCGACTTACCTGAAAACCATTGCTGAGAAAGAAAAGGGCGTTGCCCCGTTCACTCCGGAAACCGGAGACTGGAAATATCATAACCTCGACCGTGTCCTGCTGAAGCAGCAGAATGAATGGAATATGTTCGACCTCGATCTGCCGTTCGCCTTCAAGCTGGATGATCCGACAGGTAAAGTATTCAACGTCTATGAAACTCAGGAATTCAAGGATCTGCTGGTGTACTACAAGGATCTTGCCGACAACAACGCCTGGTCCAAGAACGTGCTGAACAGCAAAAACGACCATCAGGCCGACTTCAAAGCCGGCAAAACGGCATCGATCACGCACAACAACGGTACACTGGGTGCCCTGATGGCCCTGATGCGCCAGGAGAATTCGCCTTATGAAGTAGCGCTGGCCGACATCAACCAGGGCAAGAAGAAATCGATCGCCATCTCCACGCAGAACGGTACGTCCATCCATGCGACCTCCAAAAATGTGGAGCGCTCCCTGATGATGATCGAACTGATGCAAAATGATAAACAGCTGCATGACCTGATCATGTACGGAATCAACGGCGTTCATTACGAGCCGGTTGGTGACAACAAATACAAAGCGCTTGAGAAGAACCCGAACTACACCGGCTTCTCCAACTGGAACTTCAACTCGCCGCTGAACCGCGACAACGAAGCGTTCCCGCAGGAAGCTTCCGATCTGGTAAACAGCTGGGAAGCCAGTGTATACCACTATGATCTCGAGACCTTCGTGTTCGACAACAGCAAAGTGAAGACAGAAATCGCCAACGTCGGCAACGTGATGCTGCGCTACGCTATTCCGCTGGAATACGGCGTAATCGAAGACATCGACAAAGGATTGGCTGAACTGAACAAGCAGCTGAAATCTGCGGGTCTGGATAAGATTCAAACGGAGCTGCAGGCGCAGATTGATGCGTTCCTGGCGAACAAGTAA
- a CDS encoding carbohydrate ABC transporter permease, producing MKQLDRKIFSAIGYVSLILLAVLCIFPFILVVSSSLTEETKIVTDGYQFIPTAFSTEAYSILFKYPQEMINAYLVTIGVTVTGTLLGLFLTSMTAYALSRKDFKWRNKFSFFFFFTTLFSGGLVPWYLLIVNYLDMKDTPMALIVPMMLNVFYIIVMKSFMSSIPEAIVESAKIDGAGDFKIYVRLILPLSKPALATIGLFLALAYWNDWYNALLFISNENLMPLQYYLYKMLGNMDGMRKAMMGAGAVVTTSIPTESLKMAMTVVATGPILLAYPFVQRYFVQGLTIGAVKG from the coding sequence ATGAAGCAGCTTGACCGTAAAATTTTCTCAGCCATAGGTTATGTTTCACTGATCCTTCTCGCCGTGCTATGTATCTTCCCGTTCATTCTGGTTGTCTCCTCATCCCTGACGGAAGAGACCAAAATCGTAACGGACGGCTATCAGTTTATACCGACGGCCTTCTCCACTGAGGCTTATAGCATTCTTTTCAAATACCCTCAGGAAATGATTAATGCTTATCTGGTGACTATCGGGGTTACGGTGACCGGCACTCTGCTGGGGCTGTTCCTGACCTCGATGACCGCTTACGCGCTGTCCCGCAAGGATTTCAAATGGCGCAACAAGTTCTCGTTCTTCTTCTTCTTCACTACCCTGTTCAGCGGCGGACTCGTTCCGTGGTACCTGCTTATCGTTAACTATCTCGATATGAAGGACACACCGATGGCCCTGATTGTGCCGATGATGCTGAATGTGTTCTATATTATCGTCATGAAGTCGTTTATGAGCAGCATCCCGGAAGCCATTGTGGAATCGGCCAAAATCGACGGCGCCGGCGACTTCAAGATTTATGTCCGCCTGATTCTGCCGCTGTCCAAGCCTGCACTGGCTACGATTGGTTTGTTTCTCGCCCTGGCTTACTGGAATGACTGGTATAATGCGCTGCTGTTCATTTCCAATGAGAATCTGATGCCGCTGCAGTATTATCTATACAAAATGCTGGGCAACATGGACGGTATGCGCAAGGCGATGATGGGTGCGGGTGCTGTTGTGACCACGTCCATTCCGACCGAGAGTCTCAAAATGGCGATGACGGTTGTTGCTACTGGCCCGATCTTGCTGGCTTATCCGTTCGTGCAGCGTTATTTTGTCCAAGGCTTAACGATCGGTGCTGTCAAAGGGTGA
- a CDS encoding histidine kinase, whose amino-acid sequence MEKFLPDKKYIPFTYKMMIPYLILVLLTDLLVGYIAYTMLVESRTEMAETNVRTALKQTRSNIEYQTDEIKRMSNSLFLNTNFQNALQFKGDPLENMLKMRDDIVPYMKAPLQLYGNKLRLALYTVNETMLEITGDDMSEPIGRSDYYVMPERVIEDKEWFRSILMNNLDSLWLQADSDSGLGNISYFRKLVASNAAPSVIGYIRVTARIDELFGNFDTFPVDQGLELRLVDRAQGVTIYEQGAPDKPDKPDNYLIISEDIPIPGYVIEARVPQSYLNKDASRMQRAIGAVCTISFAVMAAIGFLVARISGKKIKRIVYLARSFQEGNFYKRIGFPGNDEFVYIANSFNQMAASIQELIRNVYVQGLQKKQAELDVLQAQISPHFLYNTLSTIGSLANLGEVGKVTRMVKGLSKFYRLTLNEGRVYISIEKELEQVKMYLEIQRVKYAGAFEVYYDVDPEILQVPVIKLILQPFVENIFKHAWFGESIAIRITGRRLGDRIELKVIDNGIGMRPDTLRSMRAGSFQPGSYGLKNVEERIKLRYGNDYGIQIGSYYGAGTAVQIVLPVENAEIREVMGE is encoded by the coding sequence ATGGAGAAATTTTTGCCGGATAAAAAGTACATTCCGTTCACCTACAAAATGATGATTCCCTATCTGATTCTGGTCCTGCTAACCGATCTGCTGGTCGGCTATATCGCCTACACGATGCTTGTAGAATCAAGAACCGAGATGGCGGAGACGAACGTGCGGACAGCCTTGAAGCAGACAAGGAGCAATATAGAATACCAGACAGATGAGATTAAACGGATGAGCAACTCGCTGTTTCTTAATACAAATTTTCAGAACGCGCTGCAGTTCAAAGGCGATCCGCTGGAGAATATGCTGAAAATGCGGGATGATATCGTTCCCTATATGAAGGCACCGCTGCAGTTATACGGGAACAAGCTGCGGCTGGCGCTGTATACGGTTAATGAGACCATGCTTGAGATTACCGGAGACGATATGTCGGAGCCTATCGGCAGAAGCGATTATTATGTGATGCCTGAGCGGGTCATCGAGGACAAGGAGTGGTTCCGGTCGATCCTGATGAATAATCTGGACAGCCTGTGGCTGCAGGCCGACAGTGACAGCGGGCTTGGCAACATTTCGTATTTCCGCAAGCTCGTTGCTTCCAATGCGGCGCCTTCAGTTATCGGTTATATCCGGGTCACGGCGAGAATAGACGAGCTGTTTGGCAACTTCGATACTTTTCCGGTGGATCAGGGGCTGGAGCTCCGGCTGGTGGACAGGGCGCAGGGCGTGACCATTTATGAGCAGGGAGCCCCGGACAAGCCGGATAAGCCGGACAATTATCTGATTATCAGCGAGGATATTCCGATACCCGGTTATGTCATTGAGGCGCGGGTGCCGCAGAGCTATCTCAACAAGGATGCAAGCAGAATGCAGAGGGCCATCGGCGCTGTCTGCACGATCAGCTTTGCTGTTATGGCAGCGATCGGGTTCCTTGTAGCCCGTATATCCGGCAAAAAAATCAAGCGGATCGTCTATCTGGCCCGTTCCTTCCAGGAAGGGAACTTCTACAAACGGATCGGGTTCCCCGGAAATGATGAATTTGTCTATATTGCCAACAGCTTTAATCAGATGGCGGCGAGCATTCAGGAGCTGATCCGAAACGTCTATGTTCAGGGCCTTCAGAAGAAACAGGCCGAGCTGGATGTGCTGCAGGCTCAGATCAGCCCGCATTTCCTGTATAATACCCTGTCCACCATCGGCAGTCTGGCCAATCTTGGGGAGGTCGGGAAGGTTACGCGGATGGTGAAGGGACTGTCCAAGTTTTACAGGCTGACCTTAAACGAAGGACGGGTCTATATTTCCATTGAAAAAGAGCTGGAGCAGGTCAAAATGTATCTGGAAATCCAGCGGGTGAAATATGCCGGTGCTTTTGAGGTCTATTATGATGTCGATCCCGAAATTTTACAGGTTCCAGTCATCAAGCTGATATTGCAGCCGTTTGTAGAAAATATATTCAAGCACGCCTGGTTCGGCGAAAGTATTGCCATCCGGATTACCGGCCGGCGGCTGGGTGACCGCATTGAACTGAAGGTGATTGATAACGGCATCGGTATGCGGCCGGATACGCTGCGCAGTATGCGCGCAGGCTCTTTTCAGCCGGGAAGCTATGGCCTGAAGAACGTGGAGGAACGGATCAAGCTTAGATACGGCAATGATTACGGTATTCAGATTGGCAGCTATTACGGAGCCGGGACAGCTGTGCAGATTGTCCTGCCGGTAGAGAATGCGGAAATCCGCGAAGTAATGGGGGAGTAG
- a CDS encoding MerR family transcriptional regulator, translated as MEIFKTKEVAEQLSVSQTTIKRWAAMFPASFPKDRFGHYIFTSQEVSLLKSVKERLEQGESLDSITLAENKPLNENQPQAKPLPNIRSLTATEPPMQEVWSRLVRIERSLDEKADEVVSVQLLQQRQELEDLRQMVQQLAASIESIQQPRLQAAAAYEDMHPIASMKLKAPSKKRGLLRTFFSL; from the coding sequence ATGGAAATATTTAAAACAAAGGAAGTCGCAGAGCAATTGTCCGTCAGCCAGACCACAATTAAACGCTGGGCCGCAATGTTCCCGGCCAGCTTTCCCAAGGACCGGTTCGGGCACTATATCTTCACATCGCAGGAAGTCAGCCTGCTTAAATCGGTTAAAGAACGGCTTGAGCAAGGCGAGTCGCTGGACAGCATCACGCTGGCAGAGAATAAGCCGCTGAATGAGAACCAGCCGCAGGCAAAGCCGCTCCCTAATATCCGGTCGTTGACCGCCACTGAGCCTCCAATGCAGGAGGTATGGTCCCGCCTTGTCCGTATTGAGCGTTCGCTGGATGAGAAGGCTGACGAGGTTGTCTCCGTGCAGCTGCTTCAGCAGCGCCAGGAGCTTGAGGATCTGCGCCAGATGGTTCAGCAGCTTGCGGCATCCATTGAAAGCATCCAGCAGCCACGGCTACAGGCCGCTGCCGCCTATGAGGACATGCATCCCATTGCCTCCATGAAGCTGAAGGCCCCGTCCAAGAAGCGCGGGCTGTTGCGCACTTTTTTCTCACTGTAG